A stretch of Rhinopithecus roxellana isolate Shanxi Qingling chromosome 12, ASM756505v1, whole genome shotgun sequence DNA encodes these proteins:
- the OSCP1 gene encoding protein OSCP1 isoform X1, protein MSVRTLPLLFLNLGGEMLYILDQRLRAQNIPGDKARKVLNDIISTMFNRKFMEELFKPQELYSKKALRTVYERLAHASIMKLNQASMDKLYDLMTMAFKYQVLLCPRPKDVLLVTFNHLDTIKGFIQDSPTILQQVDETFRQLTEIYGGLSAGEFQLIRQTLLIFFQDLHIRVSMFLKDKVQNNNGHFVLPVSGPVPWGTEVPGLIRMFNNKGEEVKRIEFKHGGNYVPAPKEGSFELYGDRVLKLGTNMYSVNRPVETRMSGSSKNLASRTQESIAPNPLAKEELNFLARLMGGMEIKKPSGPEPGFRLNLFTTDEEEEQAALTRSEELSYEVINIQATQDQQRSKELAQIMGEFEIMEQPRLSTSKGDDLLAMMDEL, encoded by the exons TTCTGAATGACATCATCTCCACCATGTTCAATAGAAAGTTTATGGAGGAATTATTCAAGCCTCAAGAGCTCTACTCCAAGAAGGCCCTGAGGACTGTCTATGAGCGCCTGGCTCATGCCTCCATTATGAAACTGAACCAGGCCAGCATGGATAAG CTCTATGACCTGATGACCATGGCTTTCAAATATCAAGTATTGCTGTGTCCCCGACCCAAGGATGTGCTGCTGGTCACCTTCAATCATTTAGATACCATCAAGGGATTCATCCAAGACTCCCCAACCATCCTGCAGCAAGTGGACGAGACTTTCCGGCAGCTAACAGAA ATATATGGTGGTCTCTCTGCAGGGGAGTTCCAGCTGATCCGGCAGACGCTCCTCATCTTCTTCCAAGACCTGCACATCCGA gtaTCCATGTTTCTAAAGGACAAAGTCCAGAATAATAATGGTCACTTCGTGTTGCCAGTGTCCGGGCCTGTTCCCTGGGGAACTGAAGTTCCCGGACTCATCAG AATGTTCAACAACAAAGGTGAAGAAGTGAAGAGGATAGAATTCAAGCATGGTGGAAACTATGTCCCTGCACCCAAAGAAGGTTCTTTTGAACTTTATGGAGACCGAGTCCTGAAACTGGGAACTAACAT GTACAGCGTGAATCGGCCTGTGGAAACCCGTATGTCTGGATCATCAAAGAACTTAGCCTCACGGACCCAG GAAAGCATTGCTCCAAACCCTCTTGCTAAAGAAGAGCTGaatttcttggccaggctgatgggAGGGATGGAGATTAAGAAACCCAGTGGCCCTGAGCCTGGATTCCGGTTGAATCTCTTTACCACCGATGAAGAAGAGGA ACAAGCAGCGCTAACCAGGTCAGAAGAGTTATCCTATGAAGTTATCAACATACAAGCCACCCAG GACCAGCAACGGAGCAAGGAGCTGGCTCAAATCATGGGGGAGTTTGAGATCATGGAGCAGCCAAGGCTGAGCACCAGCAAGGGGGACGATTTGCTCGCCATGATGGATGAGTTATAG